One Corallococcus exiguus DNA segment encodes these proteins:
- a CDS encoding zf-HC2 domain-containing protein produces MDLWCKKLYRFLDGELESGDEEHFRLHLALCRACASGLHDAMQLEMLSVQALCGAVAHNDAPPPPAPLRGPFRFALPRGRWRHAMGAVLAMGLGALTAVMTGDGFRPKDAWRADASARELEARIAYPAADRYLPYVPVRTGAGGGVALATEPPVPLRTLAALEERGDLHGIAAAYLVRGELRQASDFLARSAPSLDRDSDRAVVAMAAGDSRGALGLLEGVLRQAPDHPQALWNRALVLRAMGLPLQAAEAFEAVARRGEPGWSEEAGIRALALRHAGSFLK; encoded by the coding sequence ATGGATCTCTGGTGCAAGAAGCTCTACCGGTTCCTGGATGGGGAGCTGGAATCGGGGGACGAGGAGCACTTCCGGCTCCATCTGGCCCTCTGCCGTGCGTGCGCCAGCGGGCTGCATGATGCGATGCAGTTGGAGATGCTCAGCGTCCAGGCCCTGTGTGGCGCGGTGGCCCACAACGACGCGCCACCACCACCTGCTCCCCTCCGAGGTCCGTTCCGCTTCGCGTTGCCGCGCGGCAGATGGCGGCATGCGATGGGGGCGGTGCTGGCCATGGGACTGGGTGCGCTTACCGCGGTCATGACGGGGGACGGCTTCCGGCCGAAGGACGCGTGGCGGGCGGATGCGTCCGCGCGGGAGCTGGAGGCGCGCATCGCGTACCCGGCCGCGGACCGCTACCTCCCCTACGTTCCCGTCCGGACAGGGGCGGGGGGCGGAGTGGCGCTCGCGACCGAACCGCCGGTGCCCCTGCGGACCCTGGCGGCACTGGAGGAGCGGGGGGACCTGCACGGCATCGCGGCGGCCTACCTGGTGCGCGGCGAATTGCGTCAGGCGTCGGACTTCCTGGCGCGCAGCGCCCCCTCTCTGGACCGGGACAGCGACCGGGCCGTGGTGGCGATGGCGGCGGGAGATTCGCGGGGCGCCCTGGGGCTGCTCGAAGGCGTGTTGCGTCAGGCACCGGACCATCCCCAGGCCCTGTGGAACAGGGCGCTGGTGCTTCGGGCCATGGGCCTCCCGCTCCAGGCGGCGGAGGCCTTCGAGGCCGTGGCCCGCCGGGGGGAACCGGGGTGGAGCGAAGAGGCCGGAATCCGGGCCCTGGCGCTCCGGCATGCGGGCTCCTTCCTGAAATGA
- a CDS encoding RNA polymerase sigma factor, whose protein sequence is MVPGREEPPVREGSGGEFAAFAIRHQPVLVAIARNVCGKSASDCDDLVQDVLLRALLQWERLKRWPEPARRAWLVRVLHNRFLDQCRRQGAETDRRVDLHNVHMLFEDPEDAPEPEQWECVTEDELRQAVARLNEKLRQAFELHARGLRHAEIARRMNTPSAGTVGTWLFHARRRLKAMLHDTAERRRQERKR, encoded by the coding sequence ATGGTGCCAGGGAGGGAGGAGCCGCCAGTCCGGGAGGGCTCTGGAGGGGAATTCGCCGCGTTCGCGATCCGCCATCAGCCGGTGCTGGTCGCCATCGCGCGCAATGTCTGCGGCAAGAGTGCCAGTGATTGCGACGACCTGGTGCAGGACGTGCTCTTGCGCGCGCTCCTGCAGTGGGAGCGGCTCAAGCGTTGGCCGGAGCCCGCGCGCCGCGCGTGGCTGGTGCGCGTGCTGCACAACCGGTTCCTGGACCAGTGCCGCCGCCAGGGCGCGGAGACGGACCGCCGGGTGGACCTGCACAACGTCCACATGCTCTTCGAGGACCCGGAGGACGCGCCGGAGCCCGAGCAGTGGGAGTGCGTCACGGAGGACGAGCTGCGCCAGGCCGTGGCGCGGCTCAACGAGAAGCTGCGCCAGGCGTTCGAACTGCATGCGCGGGGCCTGCGCCATGCGGAGATCGCCCGGCGGATGAATACCCCCAGCGCGGGAACGGTGGGCACGTGGCTCTTCCACGCCCGCCGCCGCCTCAAGGCCATGCTCCACGACACCGCGGAACGCCGCCGCCAGGAGAGGAAACGATGA
- a CDS encoding anti-sigma factor family protein has protein sequence MSTACEDLQPFLDGSLSAEDQRRVRGHLATCDVCARRFHDLLQLEMLARLALEDPAESERWVSARQARETVPGSDWDDVPENWPGDVLATPPPPEREGRAWHQGARRFRRRCPGCANCCPWFATTEAVEAVSAPRLPCPRTSRSGATLLRPRTRR, from the coding sequence ATGAGCACCGCGTGTGAGGACCTCCAGCCCTTCCTGGACGGGAGCCTGTCCGCCGAGGACCAGCGCCGCGTCCGAGGCCACCTGGCCACCTGCGACGTCTGCGCCCGCCGCTTCCACGACCTGCTGCAACTGGAGATGCTCGCGAGGCTCGCGCTGGAGGACCCGGCGGAGAGCGAGCGCTGGGTGTCCGCCCGCCAGGCCCGCGAGACGGTGCCCGGGTCCGACTGGGACGACGTGCCGGAGAACTGGCCCGGGGACGTGCTCGCCACTCCCCCGCCCCCGGAGCGCGAAGGCCGGGCCTGGCACCAGGGCGCCCGCCGCTTCCGCCGCCGCTGCCCGGGGTGCGCCAACTGCTGCCCCTGGTTCGCGACGACGGAGGCGGTGGAGGCCGTCAGCGCGCCGCGCCTCCCGTGCCCGCGCACCAGCCGCTCCGGTGCGACGCTGCTGCGCCCCCGCACGCGCCGCTGA
- a CDS encoding SPFH domain-containing protein → MSANAKSQARSNAQDTQQDGTGRPSLVRLEGGLDRSRYVDGWRAGKPAEDPDKVKKWGLITARPSEFLIHMRRGRVREVSGQGASCFKLPGDSVAIVPTSIQRFQFTADQVTSEKVGVAVTGLAVYRIADPLVAFRMLNFSYPERAQEKLAELLGEMFVGAARRLVANLTVEECLTRRKEGIAAELMREIAPVLSGRGRLEDRTDVGWGVLLDTIEIQDVRVLSSSVFEHMQARFRREQERQAREAELAKERFVRREETEAERVLNLQKLAAREEVRQRTQATEEQAQMEQLAQEARLAQAKMEQARQQQQERTSVDREVALAKLTAQEEVRTRTEALKEQARLEALATDARLEEARLTSERQLAYNRAQGELEELRWEQEAEAAKAQVELERMRRQQEAEAARHEVQLAVARQEAEQLSARLQVLLAKQSIAEAEAGIAELELRRTRAQQGLELERAKTLRDIENSVSPEVIQLTLAQQLPQVAAAFQQRMGEVHVTAVDGANPFGYIAAAVEGVMGLARSAGLKVPAAPAEMPAG, encoded by the coding sequence ATGAGCGCCAACGCGAAGTCGCAGGCCCGGAGCAACGCCCAGGACACGCAGCAGGACGGGACGGGGCGGCCGTCGCTGGTCCGCCTGGAGGGAGGGCTGGATCGCTCCCGCTACGTGGACGGCTGGCGGGCGGGCAAGCCCGCGGAGGACCCCGACAAGGTGAAGAAGTGGGGGCTGATCACGGCGCGGCCCAGCGAGTTCCTCATCCACATGCGCCGGGGACGCGTGCGCGAGGTGAGCGGCCAGGGCGCCAGCTGCTTCAAGCTGCCGGGGGACTCGGTGGCCATCGTGCCCACCAGCATCCAACGGTTCCAGTTCACCGCGGATCAGGTGACGAGCGAGAAGGTGGGCGTGGCGGTGACGGGCCTGGCGGTGTACCGCATCGCGGATCCGCTGGTGGCCTTCCGGATGCTCAACTTCAGCTACCCGGAGCGCGCGCAGGAGAAGCTGGCGGAGCTGCTCGGGGAGATGTTCGTGGGCGCGGCGCGCCGGCTGGTGGCGAACCTCACCGTGGAGGAGTGCCTCACCCGGCGCAAGGAGGGCATCGCGGCGGAGCTGATGCGGGAGATTGCCCCGGTGCTCTCCGGACGGGGCCGGCTGGAGGACCGCACCGACGTGGGCTGGGGCGTGCTGCTGGACACGATTGAAATCCAGGACGTGCGCGTCCTGTCCTCCTCGGTCTTCGAACACATGCAGGCCCGCTTCCGCCGGGAGCAGGAGCGGCAGGCGCGCGAGGCGGAGCTGGCCAAGGAGCGCTTCGTGCGGCGCGAGGAGACGGAGGCCGAGCGCGTGCTCAACCTCCAGAAGCTCGCCGCGCGCGAGGAGGTCCGCCAGCGCACGCAGGCCACGGAGGAGCAGGCGCAGATGGAGCAGCTCGCGCAGGAAGCGCGGCTGGCCCAGGCGAAGATGGAGCAGGCGCGTCAGCAGCAGCAGGAGCGCACCTCCGTGGATCGCGAAGTGGCGCTCGCGAAGCTGACCGCGCAGGAGGAGGTCCGCACGCGCACGGAGGCGCTGAAGGAGCAGGCCCGGCTGGAGGCGCTGGCCACGGACGCACGCCTGGAGGAGGCGCGGCTCACCAGCGAACGGCAGCTCGCGTACAACCGCGCGCAGGGTGAGCTGGAGGAGCTGCGCTGGGAGCAGGAGGCGGAGGCCGCCAAGGCCCAGGTGGAGCTGGAGCGGATGCGCCGCCAGCAGGAGGCGGAGGCCGCGCGTCACGAAGTCCAGCTCGCCGTGGCCCGGCAGGAGGCCGAGCAGCTGTCCGCCCGGCTCCAGGTGCTGCTGGCGAAGCAGTCCATCGCGGAGGCGGAGGCCGGCATCGCGGAGCTGGAGCTGAGGCGCACCCGCGCGCAGCAGGGGCTGGAGCTGGAGCGCGCGAAGACGCTGCGTGACATCGAGAACTCGGTGAGTCCAGAGGTCATCCAGTTGACGTTGGCGCAGCAGCTGCCCCAGGTGGCGGCGGCCTTCCAGCAGCGGATGGGCGAGGTGCACGTGACGGCGGTGGATGGAGCGAACCCCTTTGGCTACATCGCCGCCGCCGTGGAGGGTGTGATGGGGCTGGCGCGCTCCGCGGGGCTGAAGGTGCCTGCCGCCCCCGCGGAGATGCCGGCGGGGTAG
- the iscU gene encoding Fe-S cluster assembly scaffold IscU, producing MAYSEKVIEHYENPRNVGTLDKNDPNVGTGLVGAPACGDVMRLQLKISDSGVIEDARFKTFGCGSAIASSSLVTEWVKGKTVDQAMTISNKDVARELALPPVKIHCSVLAEDAIKAAIEDFKKKRASRQA from the coding sequence ATGGCTTACAGCGAGAAGGTCATCGAGCACTACGAGAACCCCCGCAACGTGGGGACGCTCGACAAGAACGACCCGAACGTCGGCACCGGCCTCGTGGGCGCCCCCGCTTGCGGCGACGTGATGCGCCTCCAGCTGAAGATCAGCGACTCGGGCGTGATTGAAGACGCGCGGTTCAAGACCTTCGGCTGCGGCTCCGCCATCGCGTCCAGCTCGCTCGTCACCGAGTGGGTGAAGGGCAAGACGGTGGATCAGGCCATGACCATCTCCAACAAGGACGTGGCCCGGGAGCTGGCGCTGCCCCCGGTGAAGATCCACTGCTCCGTGCTGGCCGAGGACGCCATCAAGGCGGCCATCGAAGACTTCAAGAAGAAGCGCGCGTCGCGGCAGGCCTGA
- a CDS encoding protein-disulfide reductase DsbD family protein, with the protein MDTKKLTLAAVVAGVAVAVVPWLLPTGPSAGLDAARFLESGNLAWGALVVFAGGLLTALTPCVYPLIPITVSVFGARKAEARGRSLALTTSYIVGMGVVFSALGVLAAKTGQAFGSMLGSPVVVLGLALFLLLLASSMFGAFELALPSSMQTKLSNVGGAGIAGAFVMGSVSGFLAAPCTGPVLTGLLAFVAKSANTTLGATLLFIYALGIGVPFFLIGVFTVRLPRGGVWMEWVKSVLGIMLVALAFSYVKDAFPWARDTVKALGAEVGQVPGAVLAAVLVVVGVGVGAVHRSFKEGARDFGFKALGVALVVGALVLRGGALDARPTGELWVRMGLQERPVAPSWQWHHVMPAKKATFDASQFEQVLAAAKKEGRPVLIDFFADWCAACKELDRLTYPSSEVITQAEGSRFLTIKIDATNSEDRLDALMEQLGVEGLPTVAFVNPDGTVLTKPRVTGFLEPVPFAAEMQKVLQ; encoded by the coding sequence ATGGACACGAAGAAGCTGACGCTGGCGGCGGTGGTGGCGGGAGTGGCGGTGGCGGTGGTGCCGTGGCTGTTGCCCACGGGGCCGAGCGCCGGGCTGGACGCGGCCCGGTTCCTGGAGTCCGGGAACCTCGCCTGGGGCGCGCTGGTGGTGTTCGCCGGCGGCCTGCTCACCGCGCTGACGCCGTGCGTGTACCCGCTCATCCCCATCACCGTGTCGGTGTTCGGCGCGAGGAAGGCGGAGGCACGGGGCCGCTCGCTGGCGCTGACCACGTCGTACATCGTGGGCATGGGCGTGGTGTTCAGCGCGCTGGGCGTGCTGGCGGCGAAGACGGGCCAGGCCTTCGGCTCCATGCTGGGCAGCCCCGTGGTGGTGCTGGGGCTGGCGCTGTTCCTGCTGCTCTTGGCCTCGTCGATGTTCGGCGCGTTCGAGCTGGCGCTGCCGTCGTCCATGCAGACGAAGCTGAGCAACGTGGGCGGCGCGGGCATCGCGGGCGCGTTCGTGATGGGCAGCGTGTCCGGGTTCCTGGCGGCGCCGTGCACGGGGCCGGTGCTCACGGGCCTCTTGGCCTTCGTGGCGAAGTCCGCCAACACGACGCTGGGCGCGACGCTGCTGTTCATCTACGCGCTGGGCATCGGCGTGCCGTTCTTCCTCATCGGCGTCTTCACCGTGCGCCTGCCGCGCGGTGGCGTGTGGATGGAGTGGGTGAAGAGCGTGCTGGGCATCATGCTGGTGGCGCTCGCGTTCTCGTACGTGAAGGACGCCTTCCCCTGGGCGCGCGACACCGTGAAGGCGCTGGGCGCCGAGGTGGGCCAGGTGCCCGGAGCGGTGCTGGCCGCGGTGCTGGTGGTGGTGGGCGTGGGGGTGGGCGCGGTGCACCGTTCGTTCAAGGAGGGCGCGCGCGACTTCGGCTTCAAGGCGCTGGGCGTGGCGCTGGTGGTGGGCGCGCTGGTGTTGCGCGGCGGCGCGCTGGACGCGCGGCCCACGGGTGAGCTGTGGGTGCGCATGGGACTTCAGGAGCGCCCGGTGGCGCCGTCGTGGCAGTGGCACCACGTGATGCCGGCGAAGAAGGCGACGTTCGACGCGAGCCAGTTCGAGCAGGTGCTCGCGGCGGCGAAGAAGGAAGGCCGTCCGGTGCTCATCGACTTCTTCGCGGACTGGTGCGCGGCCTGCAAGGAACTGGACCGGCTGACGTATCCGTCCTCGGAGGTCATCACCCAGGCCGAGGGCAGCCGCTTCCTCACCATCAAGATCGACGCGACCAACAGCGAGGACCGCCTGGATGCGCTGATGGAGCAACTGGGCGTGGAGGGCCTGCCCACGGTGGCCTTCGTGAACCCGGACGGCACCGTGCTGACGAAGCCGCGCGTGACGGGCTTCCTGGAGCCCGTGCCCTTCGCGGCGGAGATGCAGAAGGTCCTGCAGTAG
- a CDS encoding HesB/IscA family protein codes for MNEQAQTTQAPQTPPKPAPKGIGLADSAVARLKQLLEERRTPDAGLRIAVKGGGCSGLQYSMEWSEKSRERDKVFERDGVRVFVDPKSYLYLIGTELVFEQTLMASGFKLNNPNIKAACGCGESFSV; via the coding sequence ATGAACGAGCAGGCCCAGACGACCCAGGCCCCTCAGACGCCCCCCAAGCCGGCGCCCAAGGGCATTGGCCTTGCGGACAGCGCGGTGGCGCGCCTCAAGCAGCTGCTGGAAGAGCGCCGGACTCCGGACGCCGGCCTGCGCATCGCGGTGAAGGGCGGCGGGTGCTCCGGCCTCCAGTACTCCATGGAGTGGTCGGAGAAGTCCCGCGAGCGCGACAAGGTGTTCGAGCGCGACGGCGTGCGCGTCTTCGTGGACCCGAAGAGCTACCTGTACCTCATCGGCACGGAGCTGGTGTTCGAGCAGACGCTGATGGCGTCCGGCTTCAAGCTGAACAACCCCAACATCAAGGCCGCCTGCGGCTGCGGAGAGAGCTTCTCCGTCTGA
- a CDS encoding tRNA-uridine aminocarboxypropyltransferase — translation MRSSTPEDLSGRCERCYLPTALCLCADVPVIPTRTELLIIRHNKESQKSTNTARIAALALPRCHIVSYGAPGAPFDASVLDTPDTWLLFPDAPEAEGPPPKRLVVIDGSWAQARRMVQRVPALRRLPGMRLPPPAPDTRRLRKPPHPDGMSTLEAMAGALARLEGEELAKPLLTLHELMIERVLASRGRLGWENYL, via the coding sequence ATGAGGTCGAGCACCCCGGAGGACCTGTCGGGCCGCTGTGAGCGGTGCTACCTGCCCACGGCCCTGTGCCTGTGCGCGGACGTGCCCGTCATCCCCACGCGCACGGAGCTGCTGATCATCCGGCACAATAAGGAGTCGCAGAAGAGCACCAACACGGCGCGCATCGCCGCGCTGGCCCTGCCCCGCTGCCACATCGTGTCCTATGGAGCGCCCGGAGCGCCCTTCGACGCGTCGGTGCTGGACACGCCAGACACGTGGCTCCTGTTCCCGGACGCACCGGAGGCGGAGGGGCCTCCGCCGAAGCGGCTCGTGGTCATCGATGGAAGTTGGGCGCAGGCACGACGCATGGTGCAGCGCGTCCCCGCCCTGCGCCGGCTGCCGGGCATGAGGTTGCCGCCGCCCGCGCCGGACACGCGCCGCCTGCGCAAACCGCCGCACCCGGACGGGATGTCCACGCTGGAGGCCATGGCCGGCGCGCTCGCGCGGCTGGAGGGCGAGGAGCTCGCGAAGCCGCTGCTCACCCTGCACGAGCTGATGATTGAGCGCGTGCTCGCGAGCCGCGGTCGGTTGGGGTGGGAGAACTACCTCTAG
- the hscB gene encoding Fe-S protein assembly co-chaperone HscB, whose protein sequence is MRTHFDVFGLPRSHAVDVPALEKQYRELSLQLHPDRVAPGDAKARLAAVEGTTALNGAFKTLKDPVRRAFYLLKLHGVDLDREDAGAQKDMPLEFLEEVMELREALDESIAAKDLPKAQAMAKDVAGRKAAALQEAVAALGTLEGAGDSPDGVRKASHALGRVRYFTRFLEQVDAFEEEVLA, encoded by the coding sequence GTGAGGACCCACTTCGACGTGTTCGGGCTGCCCCGCTCCCACGCCGTGGACGTGCCGGCCCTGGAGAAGCAGTACCGGGAGCTGTCGCTCCAGCTGCACCCGGACCGCGTCGCCCCCGGTGACGCAAAGGCGCGCCTGGCCGCCGTGGAGGGCACCACCGCCCTCAACGGGGCCTTCAAGACGCTGAAGGACCCGGTGCGCCGCGCCTTCTACCTGCTCAAGCTTCACGGCGTGGACCTGGACCGCGAGGACGCGGGCGCCCAGAAGGACATGCCCCTGGAGTTCCTGGAGGAGGTCATGGAGCTGCGCGAGGCGTTGGATGAATCCATCGCGGCGAAGGACCTACCGAAGGCCCAGGCCATGGCGAAGGACGTGGCGGGCCGCAAGGCGGCGGCGCTCCAGGAGGCCGTGGCGGCGCTCGGCACGCTGGAAGGCGCTGGGGATTCTCCGGACGGGGTGAGAAAGGCATCGCACGCGCTGGGGCGGGTGCGCTACTTCACGCGCTTCCTCGAGCAGGTGGACGCGTTCGAGGAGGAGGTGCTCGCGTGA
- the hscA gene encoding Fe-S protein assembly chaperone HscA, with product MSNNGYLQIHDPLKPKGHVVGIDLGTTHSLVASVSQGKPRCVPVDDGDSLLLPSVVHYSKDGGVVVGARARKLAAEAPTDTIVSVKRFMGRSPDDPETRKLGHYDFAPGANVVRFNVAGGQPVTPIEVSGEILRALKRRAEAHFSGKVEQAVITVPAYFDDAQRQATRDAGKLAGLEVLRLLNEPTAAALAYGLDKGSQGMFAVYDLGGGTFDISILKLEDGVFEVKSTGGDSALGGDDFDRAIAQHVLQKMGVQAPTPAQVAELMVAARKAKEALTDAAEVTLSVEGHSQPLSRADFEAWIQPLVAKTGTVCRRALKDAGVAAGELDGVILVGGSTRVPAVRRFVAEMFGREPLGDIDPDQVVALGAAVQASLLTDGDRQDEVLLLDVIPLSLGLETMGGITEKLIPRNSTIPTAAAQVFTTFKDGQTGLDVHVVQGERELVQDNRSLARFTLSGIPTMAAGMARVEVRFQVDADGILSVTAKEQSTGVAQAITVKPSHGLTEEEIEKMLLDSIDFAEDDIQARQLREQQVEAERVLSEADRQLRENAALLQAGEPEAIQAAMARVREAAQGKDYMAVKEALHALDEASRAFIERVMNRAITQVVSGHSVEEY from the coding sequence GTGAGCAACAACGGCTATCTGCAGATCCACGACCCGCTCAAGCCGAAGGGCCACGTGGTGGGCATCGACCTGGGCACCACGCACTCGCTGGTGGCGTCCGTGTCCCAGGGCAAGCCCCGGTGCGTTCCGGTGGACGATGGCGACTCGCTCTTGCTGCCCTCTGTCGTGCACTACAGCAAGGACGGCGGCGTGGTGGTGGGCGCCCGCGCGCGGAAGCTCGCGGCCGAGGCCCCCACGGACACCATCGTGTCGGTGAAGCGCTTCATGGGCCGCAGCCCGGACGACCCGGAGACTCGCAAGCTGGGCCACTACGACTTCGCCCCCGGCGCCAACGTGGTGCGCTTCAACGTGGCCGGTGGCCAGCCGGTGACGCCCATCGAGGTGTCGGGCGAGATTCTCCGCGCCCTGAAGCGCCGCGCGGAGGCGCACTTCTCCGGCAAGGTGGAGCAGGCCGTCATCACCGTGCCCGCCTACTTTGACGACGCCCAGCGCCAGGCCACCCGCGACGCGGGGAAGCTCGCGGGCCTGGAAGTGCTGCGCCTGCTCAACGAGCCCACCGCCGCCGCGCTGGCGTACGGCCTGGACAAGGGCAGCCAGGGGATGTTCGCCGTCTACGACTTGGGCGGCGGCACGTTCGACATCTCCATCCTCAAGCTGGAGGACGGCGTCTTCGAGGTGAAGTCCACCGGCGGTGACTCCGCGCTGGGCGGCGACGACTTCGACCGCGCCATCGCACAGCACGTGCTCCAGAAGATGGGCGTCCAGGCCCCCACTCCCGCGCAGGTGGCGGAGCTGATGGTCGCCGCTCGAAAGGCGAAGGAGGCGCTCACCGACGCGGCGGAGGTCACGCTCAGCGTGGAGGGCCATTCGCAGCCGCTGTCCCGCGCGGACTTCGAGGCGTGGATCCAACCGCTCGTGGCGAAGACGGGCACGGTGTGCCGGCGGGCCCTGAAGGACGCGGGCGTGGCGGCGGGCGAGCTGGACGGCGTCATCCTGGTGGGTGGCTCCACCCGAGTGCCCGCGGTGCGCCGCTTCGTGGCGGAGATGTTCGGCCGCGAGCCCCTGGGCGACATCGATCCGGATCAGGTCGTGGCGCTGGGCGCGGCGGTCCAGGCGAGCCTCCTCACCGACGGCGACCGTCAGGACGAGGTGCTGCTGCTGGACGTCATCCCCCTGTCACTGGGCCTGGAGACGATGGGCGGCATCACGGAGAAGCTGATCCCCCGCAACTCCACCATCCCCACGGCGGCGGCGCAGGTGTTCACCACGTTCAAGGACGGCCAGACGGGCCTGGACGTACACGTGGTGCAGGGCGAGCGCGAGCTGGTGCAGGACAACCGCAGCCTCGCGCGCTTCACGCTCTCCGGCATCCCCACCATGGCGGCCGGCATGGCCCGCGTGGAGGTGCGCTTCCAGGTGGACGCGGACGGTATCCTGTCCGTCACCGCCAAGGAGCAGAGCACCGGCGTGGCGCAGGCCATCACCGTGAAGCCCAGCCACGGCCTGACGGAGGAGGAGATCGAGAAGATGCTCCTCGACTCCATCGACTTCGCGGAGGACGACATCCAGGCCCGCCAGCTGCGCGAGCAGCAGGTGGAGGCCGAGCGCGTCCTCTCCGAGGCCGACCGCCAGCTGCGCGAGAACGCGGCGCTGCTCCAGGCCGGCGAGCCGGAGGCCATCCAGGCCGCCATGGCCCGCGTGCGCGAAGCCGCGCAGGGCAAGGACTACATGGCCGTGAAGGAGGCCCTGCACGCGTTGGACGAGGCGTCCCGGGCCTTCATCGAACGGGTCATGAACCGCGCCATCACCCAGGTGGTGTCCGGCCATTCCGTGGAGGAGTACTGA
- a CDS encoding IscS subfamily cysteine desulfurase, with the protein MSLPIYMDNHATTPLDPRVLEVMLPYLREDFGNAASRNHAFGWKAEAAVEKARRQVADLIGASEKEIVFTSGATESDNLAIKGVIEFYKSKGDHIITLKTEHKAVLDTCKRLERVRQERLDELKLLRLGQLAERDVTPEEVPELAVKFNLDADDTYKKWAEMPTGGARVTYLDVEKDGRVSLEKLAAAMTPKTVLVSIMFANNEIGVVQPVAEIGKLCREKGVLFHCDAVQGVGKVPFDVEKMNVDLASISAHKMYGPKGVGALYVRRKPRVRIAPMVDGGGHERGMRSGTLNVASIVGFGAAAEVARQDLPEEAARLFRLRERLRTGIMEQLDMVTVNGSLEHRMPGSLNISFSYVEGEALMMSIKDVAVSSGSACTSASLEPSYVLRALGVEEDMAHSSIRFGLGRFNTEEEVDFVIRLVVDKVRKLRDMSPLYEMAKEGIDLKSIEWTAH; encoded by the coding sequence CTGAGCCTGCCCATCTACATGGACAACCACGCGACCACCCCGCTCGACCCGCGGGTGCTGGAAGTGATGTTGCCCTACCTCCGCGAGGACTTCGGCAACGCGGCCAGCCGCAATCACGCGTTCGGCTGGAAGGCCGAGGCCGCGGTGGAGAAGGCGCGCCGGCAGGTGGCGGACCTCATTGGCGCGTCGGAGAAGGAGATCGTCTTCACCTCCGGCGCCACCGAGTCCGACAACCTGGCCATCAAGGGCGTCATCGAGTTCTACAAGTCCAAGGGCGACCACATCATCACCCTCAAGACGGAGCACAAGGCCGTCCTGGACACCTGCAAGCGCCTGGAGCGCGTGCGCCAGGAGCGCCTGGACGAGCTCAAGCTCCTGCGCCTGGGCCAGCTGGCCGAGCGCGACGTCACGCCGGAAGAGGTCCCGGAGCTGGCGGTGAAGTTCAACCTGGACGCGGACGACACGTACAAGAAGTGGGCGGAGATGCCCACGGGTGGCGCGCGCGTCACCTACCTGGACGTGGAGAAGGACGGCCGCGTGAGCCTGGAGAAGCTGGCCGCGGCGATGACGCCCAAGACGGTGCTCGTCTCCATCATGTTCGCCAACAACGAGATCGGCGTGGTCCAGCCGGTGGCGGAGATTGGCAAGCTGTGCCGTGAGAAGGGCGTCCTCTTCCACTGCGACGCGGTGCAGGGCGTGGGCAAGGTGCCCTTCGACGTGGAGAAGATGAACGTCGACCTGGCCTCCATCAGCGCGCACAAGATGTACGGCCCCAAGGGCGTGGGCGCCCTCTACGTGCGCCGCAAGCCGCGCGTGCGCATCGCGCCCATGGTGGACGGCGGCGGTCACGAGCGCGGCATGCGCAGCGGCACGCTGAACGTGGCGTCCATCGTCGGCTTCGGCGCGGCGGCGGAGGTGGCGAGGCAGGACCTGCCGGAAGAAGCGGCGCGCCTGTTCCGCCTGCGTGAGCGGCTGCGCACCGGCATCATGGAGCAGCTGGACATGGTGACGGTGAACGGCAGCCTGGAGCACCGCATGCCGGGCAGCCTCAACATCTCCTTCTCCTACGTGGAGGGCGAGGCCCTGATGATGTCCATCAAGGACGTCGCGGTGTCCTCCGGCTCCGCGTGCACGTCCGCGTCGCTGGAGCCCTCCTACGTGCTGCGCGCCCTGGGGGTCGAAGAGGACATGGCGCACAGCTCCATCCGCTTCGGCCTGGGCCGCTTCAACACGGAGGAGGAGGTCGACTTCGTCATCCGCCTCGTGGTGGACAAAGTCCGCAAGTTGCGAGACATGAGCCCCCTGTACGAGATGGCCAAGGAAGGCATCGACCTCAAGAGCATCGAGTGGACCGCCCACTAA